From Xylanibacter oryzae DSM 17970, a single genomic window includes:
- a CDS encoding transposase produces the protein MFERLFVDGIQLITKLKNNMKGAIMKVSDKLLLRKRLSLRLLMMNLRTLHKWNIQDIGLLIILLSIHLEHWLHTAFSLRSLQSMLKELLTDN, from the coding sequence TTGTTTGAGAGGCTTTTCGTTGACGGCATACAACTCATTACTAAGTTGAAGAATAACATGAAAGGAGCTATTATGAAAGTCTCAGACAAGTTACTCTTAAGAAAAAGGCTATCATTGAGACTATTAATGATGAACTTAAGAACATTGCACAAGTGGAACATTCAAGACATCGGTCTTTTGATAATTTTATTGTCAATACACTTGGAGCATTGGCTGCATACTGCCTTTTCCCTAAGAAGCCTACAATCAATGTTGAAAGAACTGTTGACAGACAATTAA
- a CDS encoding DNA-binding protein has protein sequence MENTLNAPHDEENASDTEESHRLQYTKQYSRNFIMPIIYKMKRITAPNTSASGKYYALAQHTGTWRTREVARLIQANCSLKESDVLGVISELVCTMKLLLQDSQRVQLDGFGTFKISITNEPVSSPEDFDPKRNVRSLRIIFWPEYTLAADGSHETMLLDGAQLVRAPDNPAKGRRKGK, from the coding sequence ATGGAAAACACATTAAACGCTCCTCACGATGAGGAAAACGCTTCTGATACAGAAGAAAGCCACAGGCTTCAATACACGAAGCAATATTCAAGAAATTTCATAATGCCAATAATTTACAAGATGAAGCGCATCACCGCGCCAAACACTTCTGCCTCAGGCAAATATTACGCCCTGGCACAACACACGGGGACTTGGCGAACTCGAGAGGTTGCACGACTGATACAGGCTAACTGTTCGCTGAAAGAGAGCGACGTGCTCGGAGTAATTTCCGAATTGGTGTGCACAATGAAATTGCTGTTACAGGACTCACAGCGTGTGCAGTTGGACGGTTTCGGAACGTTCAAAATCAGCATCACCAACGAACCTGTTTCCTCGCCCGAGGACTTTGACCCGAAACGCAACGTGAGGTCGCTGAGGATTATTTTCTGGCCTGAATATACTTTGGCGGCTGACGGAAGTCACGAGACGATGCTGCTGGATGGGGCGCAACTGGTCAGAGCACCTGATAATCCTGCCAAGGGAAGACGGAAAGGTAAATGA
- a CDS encoding HU family DNA-binding protein encodes MPVLYKLNKDKRKNSRTAGLYFARAVHVGVIDTEGLAKIMQANCTIKAADIKAVLTELVETMATQLQNSMRVKLDGLGSFKIGIRGVGSKTIDEYSVAKNVRDLHINFQPETKRDATGLRQRAMLGGAKVQEAPRNENIGEKEAAKAKGAPNAGGVTK; translated from the coding sequence ATGCCGGTACTTTACAAATTAAACAAAGACAAAAGAAAAAACAGCCGCACTGCAGGATTATACTTCGCCCGTGCCGTACACGTGGGAGTAATTGACACCGAGGGCTTGGCCAAGATAATGCAGGCCAACTGTACCATCAAGGCTGCCGATATCAAGGCGGTTCTAACAGAGTTGGTCGAGACGATGGCCACTCAGTTGCAGAACTCCATGCGTGTGAAACTTGACGGACTGGGTTCGTTCAAGATTGGCATCCGCGGAGTTGGAAGCAAGACTATCGACGAATATTCGGTGGCTAAGAATGTGAGAGATCTGCACATCAACTTCCAGCCTGAGACTAAAAGGGATGCCACAGGTTTACGCCAAAGAGCGATGTTGGGCGGCGCTAAGGTGCAGGAGGCACCTCGCAATGAGAATATCGGCGAGAAAGAGGCTGCAAAAGCCAAGGGCGCTCCTAACGCAGGCGGAGTCACTAAATAG
- a CDS encoding smalltalk protein produces the protein MKVKMPWGKMLRLLITVLTAIATTIGVTSCTGHGPF, from the coding sequence ATGAAAGTAAAGATGCCATGGGGTAAAATGCTCCGACTGCTTATTACGGTTCTTACGGCCATTGCCACTACAATTGGAGTGACTTCGTGCACAGGGCACGGACCGTTTTAG
- a CDS encoding TlpA family protein disulfide reductase: MKYVKFLSLLFIGLACTLSSKAQMLKVCVRDNSLKAGAMMINNKDISPIKFDSKGVWTYQNDSIHTPRQITIMCGKGGLAPVVIQTGKSQTVTLSLKNGRTEVSYSGDFQVESQFYYLFMNFEPEKNERDGHNFSDMDDDELRKMAEKTKQEQITYDEAYRRLDRRYNEILKCISKVSDAESRDKFTKMANTHRLTNLLTLTEDKAWSEKRDIHKDAYYQKLLSQIDVNDTFGLDEIYRLPQTFVNFYLTTSATADNLTAYGLDYISVVNQYVKNQEVKDRLLFNMAVDLFSTSSDSPAKSFEIDTFWSAFSKAASKKIVSNLQYIVDSRKNAIAGAKCPDVTLNDIKGARHQLSDYFGTYIFIDIWATWCGPCCAEIPFIEKWVEHYKDNPKIRFISISVDASYAAWKTKLERDKPQWLQFNCDKEENKAITEQWGIVGIPRFIIINPDGTIRQADAFRPSDSEFQQKLDKIISE; the protein is encoded by the coding sequence ATGAAGTACGTTAAATTTTTATCCTTATTATTTATCGGATTGGCGTGCACGTTGTCTTCCAAGGCTCAGATGCTGAAGGTCTGCGTAAGAGATAATTCTCTTAAGGCAGGCGCCATGATGATTAATAATAAGGATATTTCACCCATTAAGTTTGATTCAAAAGGTGTGTGGACCTATCAAAACGATTCTATACATACACCCCGTCAGATTACTATCATGTGTGGAAAGGGAGGCCTTGCACCAGTCGTAATACAGACAGGCAAGTCGCAAACAGTAACGTTATCTCTCAAGAACGGACGTACCGAAGTTTCTTATAGTGGAGATTTTCAGGTAGAGTCACAATTTTATTATCTCTTCATGAATTTCGAACCCGAAAAGAACGAACGTGATGGTCATAATTTTTCTGATATGGACGACGACGAACTCAGAAAGATGGCCGAGAAGACTAAGCAAGAGCAGATTACCTACGATGAAGCCTACCGCCGTTTAGATCGTAGATATAACGAAATCTTAAAGTGTATCAGCAAGGTATCAGATGCCGAATCACGTGATAAATTTACGAAGATGGCAAATACCCATCGCCTTACCAACCTGTTGACTCTTACCGAAGATAAAGCATGGTCTGAGAAACGCGACATCCATAAAGATGCCTACTATCAGAAGCTGCTCAGTCAGATTGATGTCAACGACACCTTTGGCCTCGACGAGATTTACAGATTGCCTCAGACGTTTGTCAACTTCTATCTTACCACCTCTGCCACGGCAGATAATCTTACAGCCTATGGCTTGGATTATATTAGTGTTGTAAATCAGTATGTCAAAAATCAAGAAGTTAAAGACCGCCTACTTTTCAATATGGCTGTTGATCTGTTTTCCACATCATCCGATTCGCCTGCTAAGAGTTTTGAGATCGACACCTTCTGGTCTGCCTTCAGCAAGGCGGCAAGTAAGAAGATCGTGAGCAACTTGCAGTATATCGTAGATTCACGTAAGAATGCCATTGCGGGCGCAAAGTGTCCTGATGTTACATTAAACGACATAAAGGGTGCTCGTCATCAGTTATCCGATTATTTTGGCACCTATATATTTATCGACATCTGGGCTACGTGGTGTGGACCTTGTTGTGCTGAGATTCCATTCATAGAGAAGTGGGTAGAGCATTACAAGGATAATCCAAAGATTCGTTTTATCAGTATCAGTGTTGATGCCAGTTATGCGGCATGGAAGACCAAACTGGAGCGTGATAAACCTCAGTGGTTGCAGTTCAATTGCGATAAAGAGGAAAACAAGGCCATCACTGAGCAGTGGGGCATTGTAGGCATACCTCGTTTCATCATTATTAATCCTGACGGAACAATCAGACAGGCAGATGCCTTCCGCCCAAGCGACAGTGAATTCCAACAGAAACTGGATAAGATCATTTCTGAGTAA
- a CDS encoding RagB/SusD family nutrient uptake outer membrane protein, which produces MMKHINHKIIYASLVCLMTLSFSSCNDKLDITPKGKSTLGSVDDLEMLFNQQYDFGLPFTDLGLICNESYGQTVNVPTALSQKSTMLYSMIAWDESVDRASLTLTDSRYNNAYKYINYMNTIINKMPGASGDENKKKALEAEAHIMRAYIHWLLVNIYAPQYDEATAAKDGGIAYVTDLNVTDVKSKETVAQVYDKILADCSDEYINALPLHSNDVLRGDQAWANAVRAKVLMQMKRYADAIPYATKALDINPTIEDRSSVLTKLDWILPKQSKSNLLYMGGLLFTETISPETISLFERGDYVKDYAFMNGQTSPGGGGDDDSDAKMQACAKILKKNATRTGFQDGDPDDDYVPVNSANPSWSPLYGMMLSGVMGADTYFSMQSFVNGYGITSDRMYYTLAECLIRTGKYKEGIDLVNKVRKNRIGESYYTDLSATNEADAMAQLQKCKWIECLATYENFFDCRRWNTEPAYKRTITRNMTDLNGNTYSFSIAPNSKLWIFPFPQDAVRKNPTLTQNY; this is translated from the coding sequence ATGATGAAACATATTAATCATAAAATTATATACGCATCCCTGGTTTGCCTGATGACATTGTCATTCAGCAGTTGCAACGACAAGTTGGATATTACACCAAAAGGGAAGAGCACGCTTGGTTCGGTAGACGACCTGGAGATGCTGTTCAATCAGCAGTACGACTTTGGTCTGCCTTTTACCGATCTGGGCTTGATATGTAATGAAAGTTATGGTCAGACGGTCAACGTGCCTACGGCGCTGAGTCAAAAGAGTACGATGCTCTACTCTATGATAGCATGGGATGAGTCGGTAGATCGCGCATCCCTGACCCTTACCGATAGCCGATATAACAATGCCTACAAGTACATCAACTATATGAATACCATCATAAATAAGATGCCGGGCGCAAGTGGCGATGAAAACAAGAAGAAAGCTCTTGAGGCTGAGGCTCACATTATGAGAGCTTATATCCATTGGCTTCTGGTCAATATCTATGCACCTCAGTATGATGAGGCTACAGCCGCTAAAGATGGCGGAATAGCTTATGTCACCGACCTGAATGTTACAGACGTAAAGAGCAAGGAGACTGTTGCGCAGGTATACGATAAGATTCTGGCAGACTGCAGCGATGAGTATATCAATGCCCTGCCTTTACACTCCAACGATGTGCTCCGCGGCGATCAGGCTTGGGCCAATGCCGTAAGGGCCAAGGTTCTTATGCAGATGAAAAGATATGCCGACGCTATTCCTTATGCAACTAAGGCTTTGGACATAAACCCTACAATCGAAGACCGTTCGTCGGTACTTACCAAACTTGATTGGATTTTGCCTAAACAATCCAAGTCCAACCTTCTTTATATGGGAGGACTTCTATTCACCGAAACAATTTCGCCCGAAACAATATCACTCTTCGAAAGGGGCGACTATGTAAAGGACTACGCTTTCATGAATGGCCAGACTTCTCCAGGCGGTGGCGGCGATGATGATTCTGACGCAAAGATGCAGGCATGTGCCAAGATCCTCAAGAAGAACGCTACACGAACAGGTTTTCAAGATGGAGATCCCGACGACGATTATGTTCCTGTCAATTCGGCCAATCCGAGCTGGAGTCCGCTTTACGGCATGATGCTGTCGGGTGTGATGGGCGCAGATACATATTTCAGTATGCAGTCTTTTGTCAACGGCTACGGTATCACTAGCGACAGGATGTACTATACCTTGGCAGAGTGCCTTATCCGTACGGGTAAATATAAAGAAGGCATCGACTTAGTCAATAAGGTACGCAAAAATCGTATTGGCGAGTCTTACTATACAGATCTCTCGGCTACAAACGAAGCCGACGCCATGGCCCAACTGCAAAAGTGCAAGTGGATAGAATGCCTTGCTACGTACGAGAACTTCTTCGACTGCAGGCGTTGGAATACCGAACCTGCCTACAAGAGAACTATCACTCGCAATATGACCGACCTTAACGGTAATACCTATTCGTTCTCTATCGCTCCAAATTCAAAATTGTGGATATTCCCATTCCCACAAGATGCTGTACGCAAAAATCCTACACTAACACAAAACTATTAA
- a CDS encoding SusC/RagA family TonB-linked outer membrane protein: MKREIIIFSLFLIFLVALPSGIKAQTFSVSYKEQTIEQITNDLRKKTGYQFVYKKEVADRVGPITCHYKNATFKELLNRIFNEEAGLDYEISNGTVIIKQGKADQPYYKKLIYGDVSDSHDEPLAGVTVMVKGTGTGATTDLDGHFSIIVEGKNAQLDFSYIGMKNKTVAINQHTDKLLMVKLDTDDNLLNEVLVTGYQNIKRENATGSYQIISAKNLDERYTKDVTSRLEGQIPGLTIYNNGNTDDGLASMVIRGAGSFQAKTSPLIVVDGLPIEGSIETVNPYNIENITVLKDASAAAIYGARASNGVIVITTKRAHDERLSVDFNADLIISDKQNYDNRRWASASQALDLEENNFNYVAGHDELYNDLKGRFAVNPYALSMASRVMLQHKMGTMDDKTYNNIMSTWRQNDYRKEWENVMLRSQVQQQYNVSIRNKGKLLNSNIVLNYSGDNMGKTLENDNTYQLSYLGDLSAAKWLDLTFGVNLISERSKVHASSQYNDINSFAPYMSMYNADGSHSAMEAGTYLGEPSLRDPSLGLESETFNLLDESKLNFTKSRRNNIRTFVDANFKILPEFSISTKFQYEDIIYKGETYLEGNSYVMRHLYNLTTSGGKHYLPEGGMLRSTNDNGDFYTFRIQGNYSKVFAEKHSFEAIAGMEYRQSHDRSTNNLLVGYDDQSQTNLNYLVNFYDLNQLTSSDLGANYSPAGSLPTAADYATTDILHRFYSMYLNANYTYDSRYCASFSYRVDKADLFGADPKFRGRPLWSVGASWNIDHEPFMKSVTWVNALKLRASYGLTGNIDQNVSSYLTAAIAVNDINGKKGATLNTPPNDQLRWEKTASWNIGLDFSLFDHRLSGSLDGYSKTSSDLLALTDVDPTTGWSSLNINNGKARNTGIELQLDGAIIAPQNMNDLGISASFNIAYNNNKVLHVDHLPSSGMEALTTLHEGRPINSLYSYRFAGMKTDDSGVQSYGWYDKTGNVHTTDIGSGEFGVDDIVFSGGLDPRVTASFVPEITWKGFSLSGMFALYGGHYMRAAMEDWGHGGTQYGYNSMDEPLPAAYLNYWNATDKSSAIANGYLGFKTIGTPGYIDQTVMHADYLKLRNVVLGYQFSKRICDVIGVRGMRLRVQINNVATWVRNSQGIDPEAVNPVTGYATAKARKSYTMSVGINL, translated from the coding sequence ATGAAAAGAGAGATTATAATTTTTTCGTTGTTCCTGATCTTTTTGGTGGCTTTGCCATCGGGGATAAAGGCGCAAACGTTCAGCGTCAGTTATAAAGAACAGACGATAGAGCAAATTACTAATGACCTGCGAAAGAAGACAGGTTATCAGTTTGTGTACAAGAAGGAGGTTGCTGATCGAGTCGGACCTATTACTTGTCATTACAAGAATGCGACTTTCAAGGAGTTGCTTAACCGTATCTTCAATGAAGAAGCCGGACTGGATTATGAGATATCCAATGGCACTGTTATCATCAAGCAGGGCAAGGCAGATCAACCTTATTACAAGAAGTTGATTTATGGTGATGTTTCCGATTCTCATGATGAACCGCTGGCCGGCGTCACAGTCATGGTAAAAGGTACAGGCACTGGAGCAACAACCGATTTGGACGGACATTTCTCTATCATCGTGGAAGGTAAAAATGCGCAGTTGGATTTTTCATATATAGGTATGAAAAACAAGACAGTGGCTATTAATCAGCACACAGACAAGTTGCTGATGGTTAAACTTGACACAGACGATAATCTTCTGAACGAAGTACTTGTCACCGGATATCAGAATATAAAGCGCGAAAATGCCACAGGTTCATATCAGATTATCAGTGCCAAAAATTTGGACGAGAGATACACGAAGGATGTTACAAGTCGTCTGGAAGGACAGATACCCGGACTTACCATTTACAATAATGGCAATACCGATGATGGCCTTGCATCTATGGTGATACGTGGTGCAGGATCATTCCAGGCCAAGACCTCACCTCTGATTGTCGTAGACGGATTACCTATCGAGGGATCTATTGAGACTGTCAATCCTTATAACATCGAAAATATCACTGTGTTAAAGGATGCATCGGCAGCCGCCATCTATGGTGCTCGCGCTTCTAATGGCGTGATCGTTATTACAACCAAGAGAGCACATGATGAAAGATTGTCGGTCGACTTCAATGCCGACCTTATCATCTCTGATAAGCAAAACTATGATAATAGAAGATGGGCCAGTGCCAGTCAGGCGTTGGATTTGGAAGAAAACAATTTCAACTATGTAGCAGGACATGACGAACTGTACAACGATTTAAAAGGCAGATTTGCCGTTAACCCCTACGCTCTGTCAATGGCTTCGCGTGTAATGTTGCAGCACAAAATGGGCACTATGGATGATAAGACATACAACAATATCATGAGCACATGGCGTCAAAACGACTATCGTAAAGAGTGGGAGAATGTAATGCTCCGCTCACAGGTACAACAGCAGTATAATGTGTCTATACGCAATAAGGGCAAACTTCTTAATTCAAATATTGTTTTGAATTATTCGGGAGATAATATGGGTAAAACTCTTGAAAACGATAACACCTACCAACTTAGTTATCTTGGTGATTTGTCGGCTGCCAAATGGTTAGACCTTACTTTTGGCGTAAATCTTATCAGCGAGCGTTCTAAAGTACATGCTTCCAGTCAGTATAACGATATCAACTCCTTTGCCCCATACATGAGTATGTATAATGCAGACGGATCTCATTCAGCCATGGAGGCAGGCACTTATCTTGGCGAACCAAGTCTGCGCGATCCGTCTTTGGGATTGGAGTCAGAGACATTCAACCTGTTGGACGAATCGAAACTTAATTTTACAAAATCTCGTAGAAACAATATCCGAACCTTTGTAGATGCCAATTTCAAGATTCTTCCTGAGTTCAGCATTTCCACAAAGTTCCAGTATGAGGACATCATCTATAAAGGAGAGACCTATCTTGAAGGCAATTCTTATGTGATGAGACATCTTTACAACCTCACTACAAGCGGAGGCAAGCACTATCTGCCCGAAGGTGGAATGTTGCGCAGCACCAATGATAATGGTGATTTCTATACATTCCGAATTCAGGGCAACTATTCTAAAGTATTTGCCGAAAAACATTCATTCGAAGCTATCGCAGGTATGGAGTACCGCCAGTCGCACGACCGCTCTACTAATAACCTTTTGGTGGGCTACGACGACCAGTCGCAGACCAATCTGAACTATCTCGTAAACTTCTATGATCTCAACCAACTCACCTCTTCTGATTTAGGTGCCAATTATAGCCCTGCAGGTTCTTTACCTACAGCCGCCGACTATGCCACTACCGATATTCTGCATCGTTTCTATTCGATGTATCTCAATGCCAATTACACTTACGACAGCCGTTATTGCGCATCATTCTCTTATCGTGTGGATAAAGCCGATTTGTTTGGTGCAGATCCTAAGTTCCGCGGTCGTCCGCTGTGGTCGGTTGGTGCCAGTTGGAACATCGACCATGAACCCTTCATGAAGTCTGTAACTTGGGTAAATGCACTGAAACTCAGAGCCAGTTATGGTCTGACGGGTAACATAGACCAAAATGTATCTTCTTATCTTACAGCAGCCATCGCCGTCAATGATATTAACGGCAAGAAGGGAGCTACACTCAACACACCTCCAAATGATCAGTTGCGTTGGGAGAAGACAGCTTCTTGGAATATCGGCCTTGACTTCTCGCTCTTCGATCATCGCCTTAGCGGTTCGCTCGACGGATATAGCAAGACCAGCAGCGACCTCTTGGCTCTTACCGATGTTGACCCTACTACCGGATGGTCATCGTTGAATATCAACAATGGTAAGGCTCGCAATACGGGTATAGAACTACAGTTAGACGGTGCGATAATTGCCCCGCAGAATATGAATGATCTTGGCATATCAGCTTCGTTCAACATCGCTTACAACAACAATAAGGTTCTGCATGTAGACCATCTGCCGTCATCCGGCATGGAAGCCTTGACCACCTTGCATGAGGGCCGACCTATAAATTCGCTCTATTCTTATCGCTTTGCCGGAATGAAGACCGACGACAGTGGTGTTCAGTCTTATGGTTGGTATGATAAGACAGGCAACGTACATACCACAGATATTGGTTCAGGCGAGTTTGGCGTAGACGATATAGTCTTCTCAGGTGGATTAGACCCTCGTGTAACAGCAAGTTTTGTACCTGAGATCACATGGAAAGGATTCTCACTTTCAGGCATGTTCGCCCTCTACGGAGGTCACTATATGCGTGCAGCTATGGAGGATTGGGGGCACGGCGGTACACAGTATGGCTATAATTCAATGGACGAACCTTTACCTGCTGCCTATCTCAACTACTGGAATGCAACTGATAAGAGCTCTGCCATCGCCAATGGATATCTTGGCTTCAAGACTATTGGAACGCCCGGATACATAGACCAGACCGTAATGCATGCCGACTATCTTAAACTTAGAAATGTAGTTTTGGGTTATCAATTCTCTAAACGTATATGCGATGTTATAGGTGTCAGGGGCATGCGTCTGCGTGTTCAGATCAACAACGTCGCTACTTGGGTGCGCAACAGTCAGGGCATCGACCCCGAGGCTGTAAATCCTGTTACCGGCTATGCCACCGCTAAGGCGCGTAAAAGTTATACAATGAGTGTCGGCATTAATTTATAA
- a CDS encoding FecR family protein, with amino-acid sequence MSQPLEQERIPYLICKYLIGTITDEEGKMLTAWRSKNACNEETFQHLMNMENFSMELRNRNQVDYHGPLESMKYQLGINEGVISQETINEGIISQGIVNEETFSSEVTVKKPSRLYRVMTAAAILLLLIGSVLFWQNRAHEDKNVKKVAVMSNQIIPGHTQARLTLDDGTTVFLTDNTILNKRKISMADNKSRSKMNNLSTPRGGEFKVKLEDGTEVWLNAESKLCYPKKFSAKERRVEVSGEAYFKVAHINDRPFYVVSGGQEVRVYGTEFNIHAYNDESIVYTTLVKGSISLRTFGGSNNKIMLTPGNQVIFDKVDASAQVHEVDPDVVTSWRRGAFVFQEQTMEQIMKTLSRWYNFKYAFTDKKLATTVFMGSIPKYGSFKEVTDIFKKIGGVRLRQKGDIVLISPEDNSK; translated from the coding sequence ATGAGTCAACCTTTAGAGCAAGAAAGAATTCCTTATCTCATCTGTAAGTATCTTATAGGTACTATCACAGATGAGGAGGGCAAAATGCTTACTGCATGGCGTTCGAAAAACGCATGCAATGAAGAAACGTTTCAGCATCTGATGAATATGGAGAACTTCTCTATGGAGTTGCGAAATAGAAATCAGGTAGACTATCACGGTCCACTCGAAAGCATGAAATACCAGTTGGGCATTAACGAAGGAGTCATTAGCCAAGAAACCATTAACGAAGGAATTATTAGCCAAGGAATCGTTAACGAAGAAACCTTTTCATCCGAAGTCACTGTTAAGAAGCCTTCGCGCTTATATCGTGTGATGACTGCAGCGGCAATTCTCCTCCTGTTGATAGGTTCTGTATTGTTTTGGCAGAACAGAGCGCATGAGGATAAAAACGTGAAAAAGGTGGCTGTTATGTCCAATCAAATAATTCCCGGACATACGCAGGCCAGACTTACTCTTGATGATGGCACAACGGTATTTCTTACCGATAATACTATCCTGAACAAGAGGAAAATATCGATGGCCGATAACAAGTCCCGCAGTAAGATGAACAATCTTTCTACTCCTCGTGGTGGCGAATTTAAAGTTAAACTTGAGGATGGCACTGAAGTCTGGCTTAATGCAGAATCAAAACTGTGTTATCCTAAGAAATTCTCTGCCAAAGAGCGTAGGGTAGAAGTATCCGGAGAAGCCTATTTCAAAGTTGCACATATCAACGACAGACCGTTCTATGTAGTGAGCGGCGGTCAGGAGGTCAGAGTATACGGCACTGAGTTTAATATTCATGCCTACAATGATGAATCGATCGTTTACACCACACTCGTAAAAGGAAGTATCTCATTGAGAACCTTTGGTGGCAGCAATAACAAAATTATGCTTACTCCGGGCAATCAGGTCATCTTTGACAAGGTAGATGCATCTGCACAAGTGCACGAAGTTGACCCCGATGTGGTTACAAGTTGGCGCAGGGGCGCATTTGTGTTCCAAGAGCAGACCATGGAGCAGATAATGAAAACTCTGAGCAGATGGTATAACTTCAAGTATGCCTTTACCGACAAGAAATTAGCAACCACCGTATTTATGGGAAGTATTCCCAAATATGGCAGTTTCAAAGAAGTTACAGATATATTCAAGAAGATAGGTGGAGTTCGCCTCCGCCAGAAAGGTGATATTGTCTTGATATCGCCTGAAGATAATTCTAAATGA
- a CDS encoding TlpA family protein disulfide reductase, whose product MRDKRKIRILTLGAMLLAMPLMSHAQLLKGVIKGFTVDEAGVNYSPDGYAINAKMNDLKIQKDGTFTFDMDFQGPTADVGIDLGANGYFGAHLVKGKTVEIAIEKKGAEYDVKFSGADVKINYLVNQITRSFDSMKYWAPDPSEDKPNATYRALLETEYAKVKALLPTIKDNKVRDYYTRLSEGNYKWTKIRLIMDASEDGAKYQDNEEFKQAIAGIDINDPINYQTNLSLTALNNMVKAPLEGNNEAFCREQMALVDKIVTLPGLRTSMVSMIGQQYFLYGNGVGGDQESFIRDYLKFAGNDSIVAKGMIQQFKDKQESKRLTKSGKAAPDITLNTPDGKSVQLSSLLKGKFTYIDVWATWCGPCVKEIPHLEQLVKRFAGNDKLQFISISVDENTKAWKDKLAKDKPQWAQFVLTPQNNQIFSKDWGITGIPRFIMIDSKGNIFSGDASRPSDEKTAKTLEEESK is encoded by the coding sequence ATGAGAGACAAAAGAAAAATTAGGATTCTTACCTTGGGAGCTATGCTATTGGCTATGCCATTAATGAGTCATGCTCAGTTGCTCAAGGGAGTAATCAAAGGTTTTACTGTTGATGAAGCAGGAGTCAACTACTCACCTGATGGCTATGCAATCAATGCGAAGATGAATGATCTGAAAATCCAGAAGGATGGAACTTTCACCTTCGACATGGATTTTCAAGGACCGACGGCAGATGTAGGTATTGATTTAGGGGCCAATGGTTATTTCGGTGCACATTTGGTTAAGGGCAAGACAGTAGAAATTGCTATCGAAAAAAAAGGTGCTGAATACGACGTAAAGTTCAGCGGTGCTGACGTCAAGATCAACTATTTGGTTAATCAAATAACCAGATCGTTTGATAGCATGAAGTATTGGGCTCCTGATCCATCTGAAGACAAACCAAATGCAACTTATCGTGCTCTTTTGGAGACTGAGTATGCTAAGGTAAAAGCTCTCCTACCTACAATTAAAGATAATAAGGTTCGAGATTATTATACCAGATTGTCTGAAGGCAACTATAAGTGGACCAAGATACGCCTTATCATGGATGCATCCGAAGATGGGGCAAAATATCAGGATAATGAAGAATTTAAGCAGGCCATAGCCGGCATAGATATAAACGACCCAATAAACTACCAGACCAACCTGTCACTGACAGCTCTCAATAATATGGTGAAAGCTCCGTTAGAAGGAAATAATGAGGCATTCTGCCGTGAGCAAATGGCTCTTGTAGATAAGATTGTAACTCTACCGGGATTGCGCACATCAATGGTAAGTATGATAGGTCAGCAGTATTTTTTATACGGCAATGGTGTTGGCGGTGATCAAGAGTCTTTCATACGTGATTATCTGAAGTTTGCCGGCAATGACTCTATCGTGGCTAAGGGTATGATTCAGCAGTTCAAAGACAAACAAGAGTCAAAAAGACTCACAAAGTCAGGCAAAGCTGCCCCAGATATCACTCTTAATACACCCGACGGCAAGTCAGTGCAACTATCCTCATTGCTAAAGGGCAAGTTTACATATATAGATGTTTGGGCCACATGGTGCGGACCTTGCGTAAAAGAGATTCCACATTTGGAGCAACTTGTCAAGAGATTTGCAGGCAATGATAAACTACAGTTTATAAGTATATCTGTAGATGAAAATACCAAGGCATGGAAAGATAAACTAGCCAAAGACAAACCTCAGTGGGCACAATTTGTATTGACACCCCAAAACAACCAGATATTCTCAAAAGACTGGGGCATAACAGGCATCCCTCGTTTTATCATGATAGATTCGAAAGGCAACATCTTCAGTGGAGATGCTTCACGGCCTTCTGACGAGAAAACAGCAAAGACCCTTGAAGAAGAGTCTAAATAA